The proteins below are encoded in one region of Sporosarcina sp. FSL K6-1508:
- the thrB gene encoding homoserine kinase: protein MADSSFSVVVPATTANLGPGFDSIGLALDLYMTVDVTPSETWKVAYKNQGFEDLPTGEDNLIVKTILNVATRNNCTAPTVQLDVQSDIPLGKGLGSSAAAIAAGIEIANHLLELNLSAEAKVLLGSEFEGHADNISASLLGGATISYFDGVEIDIVHIPLPEVGAVVLVPPEALLTEASRGLLPMHLTHSEATLGSAAASILSAAIVRNDWEKAGRMMKKDVFHESYRKLLFPEFDQIREFCEEYNAYGMTISGAGPSLFVAVKQGEEQELAKQLSTRFPYYNCIAVKPSSLGTIIN from the coding sequence ATGGCGGACTCCAGTTTCTCCGTTGTCGTTCCTGCAACGACGGCAAATCTTGGACCGGGATTCGACAGTATCGGACTGGCGCTTGATCTGTATATGACGGTGGATGTAACACCGTCAGAAACCTGGAAGGTTGCATATAAGAATCAAGGTTTTGAAGATTTACCGACCGGTGAAGATAATTTAATTGTGAAGACGATTTTAAACGTAGCCACACGAAATAATTGTACGGCGCCTACTGTGCAACTGGACGTCCAATCAGACATTCCGCTCGGAAAAGGGCTTGGAAGCAGTGCAGCGGCAATTGCGGCAGGAATTGAAATTGCAAACCATCTTCTTGAATTGAATCTTTCTGCAGAAGCAAAAGTGCTTCTTGGCAGCGAATTCGAAGGGCATGCCGATAATATTTCGGCATCACTTCTTGGCGGAGCAACAATTTCTTATTTTGATGGTGTGGAAATAGATATCGTCCATATACCATTGCCGGAAGTAGGGGCAGTGGTACTTGTCCCTCCCGAAGCATTACTTACAGAAGCATCAAGGGGGCTTCTTCCGATGCACCTTACGCATTCAGAAGCAACGCTCGGCAGTGCAGCAGCTAGTATACTGTCGGCCGCGATTGTTCGTAATGATTGGGAAAAGGCTGGTCGGATGATGAAAAAAGATGTATTTCATGAATCATATCGAAAACTGTTGTTTCCAGAGTTCGATCAAATCCGTGAATTTTGCGAGGAATACAATGCATACGGCATGACAATTAGCGGTGCGGGCCCGTCTTTATTTGTGGCCGTAAAACAAGGCGAAGAGCAAGAGTTAGCAAAGCAATTGTCGACTAGGTTTCCGTACTATAACTGCATTGCCGTTAAACCATCTAGTCTTGGTACTATAATTAATTAA